A portion of the Eulemur rufifrons isolate Redbay chromosome 30, OSU_ERuf_1, whole genome shotgun sequence genome contains these proteins:
- the NDUFB11 gene encoding NADH dehydrogenase [ubiquinone] 1 beta subcomplex subunit 11, mitochondrial produces MAGGLLSLYARRLSVAVASRGLSAARVRWESGSSRAVVAPSAVAGKRPPEPTMRWQEDPDTEDENLYEKNPDSHGYDKDPVLDVWNMRVVFFFGFSIVMVLGGTFVAYLPDYRMQEWSRREAERLVKYREANGLPIMESNCFDPSKIQLPKDED; encoded by the exons ATGGCGGGTGGGCTGTTAAGTTTGTACGCTCGCCGCCTTTCGGTGGCAGTGGCGTCGCGAGGGCTCTCGGCTGCCCGCGTTCGCTGGGAATCCGGTTCCTCCAGGGCTGTGGTTGCCCCGTCCGCTGTGGCGGGAAAGCGGCCGCCAGAACCGACCATGCGCTGGCAGGAGGACCCAGATACCGAGGACGAAAACCTCTATGAGAAG AACCCAGACTCCCATGGTTATGACAAGGACCCTGTTTTGGACGTCTGGAACATGCGGGTCGTCTTCTTCTTTGGCTTCTCCATTGTCATGGTTCTTGGTGGCACCTTTGTGGCCTATCTGCCTGACTACAG GATGCAGGAGTGGTCCCGCCGGGAAGCTGAGAGGCTTGTGAAATACCGAGAGGCCAATGGCCTCCCTATCATGGAATCCAACTGTTTCGACCCCAGCAAGATCCAGCTGCCTAAGGATGAGGACTGA